The following proteins are encoded in a genomic region of Arachis stenosperma cultivar V10309 chromosome 4, arast.V10309.gnm1.PFL2, whole genome shotgun sequence:
- the LOC130975613 gene encoding uncharacterized protein LOC130975613 — MASNSVYIVVCVYSNCRMRNGDNGVTFECENPILLRTQRLSTLSDLKSLILSNLGGTEAREVGRVGYRLLAPMGNGVFRFRLFQLLGDEHVRLMFDIHGRIMAEQVMELSAEDNRPLAPPPIHLAIPVDEAEEGDEESDEEYVANSVNSDSSKGGNEEEFVPETPAQTMARHVLPPPHPIPVLLTEPSHYYSMDLDAMHERTLFSNMGEEDYNLDGGVEFQVGHVFKCRDAVLQGMKNYSIRRSAEYRVIKSDRLKYHVQCRQAMNGCQWSLRVALRQNLRYW, encoded by the exons ATGGCTAGTAACAGCGTTTACATAGTTGTGTGTGTTTATTCTAATTGTCGTATGAGAAATGGCGACAACGGGGTGACATTTGAGTGTGAGAATCCGATATTGTTGCGCACTCAGCGTCTAAGTACGTTGTCGGACTtgaagagtttgatattgagcaaCCTTGGTGGTACAGAAGCGAGGGAGGTCGGAAGGGTGGGGTATAGGTTGCTAGCACCTATGGGTAATGGAGTTTTCCGGTTTCGACTATTTCAGCTTCTAGGGGACGAGCATGTTCGACTCATGTTCGACATCCATGGGAGAATCATGGCGGAACAGGTGATGGAGCTTTCTGCCGAG GACAACCGACCTCTTGCACCACCACCGATTCATCTCGCCATTCCAGTTGACGAGGCGGAGGAGGGCGACGAGGAGTCGGATGAAGAATACGTGGCAAATAGTGTCAATAGTGATTCTTCCAAAGGGGGCAATGAGGAGGAGTTTGTACCCGAGACACCCGCCCAGACTATGGCGCGCCATGTCTTGCCTCCACCTCACCCAATTCCGGTGCTATTGACAGAGCCAAGTCACTATTATAGTATGGATCTAGATGCCATGCATGAGAGGACTCTGTTTTCTAACATGGGAGAAGAAGATTACAACCTGGACGGTGGGGTAGAGTTTCAGGTCGGCCATGTGTTCAAATGCCGAGATGCAGTGCTACAGGGTATGAAGAACTACAGTATTCGAAGGAGTGCTGAGTACCGGGTGATCAAATCGGACCGATTAAAGTATCATGTGCAGTGCCGTCAAGCTATGAATGGGTGTCAATGGAGCCTCCGTGTAGCCCTTCGACAGAACCTCAGATACTGGTAA
- the LOC130975614 gene encoding LIM domain-containing protein PLIM2c-like gives MSFTGTLDKCKACDKTVYVVDLLTLEGIPYHKNCFRCTHCKGYLTMSTYSSMDGVLYCKTHFEQLFKESGNFSKNFQTAKPSEKSNDGNKAPSRLSSMFSGTLDKCSVCGKTVYPLEKMSLEGECYHKTCFRCAHAGCPLTHSNYAALDGVLYCKHHFQQLFMEKGNYNHVLQAAKDKKVNATPPSEQADAEDGEKPEF, from the exons atgtCATTCACAGGAACTTTGGACAAATGCAAGGCTTGTGACAAAACTGTTTATGTGGTTGATTTGTTAACTCTTGAAGGTATACCTTACCATAAAAACTGCTTCAGATGCACTCACTGCAAGGGTTATCTTACG ATGAGTACCTATTCCTCAATGGATGGTGTCCTGTATTGCAAGACACACTTTGAACAGCTTTTCAAGGAATCTGGAAATTTTAGTAAGAACTTTCAAACAG CAAAGCCTTCTGAAAAATCAAATGATGGG AACAAGGCTCCAAGTAGACTCTCATCCATGTTTAGTGGAACTCTAGACAAATGCTCCGTTTGTGGAAAAACAGTGTATCCACTGGAGAAG ATGTCGCTGGAAGGAGAGTGCTATCACAAGACATGCTTTAGGTGTGCTCATGCAGGTTGTCCTCTGACACACTCCAACTATGCTGCCCTTGATGGTGTCCTGTATTGCAAGCACCATTTCCAGCAGCTCTTCATGGAGAAGGGTAACTACAACCATGTACTCCAGGCTGCTAAGGACAAAAAGGTCAATGCCACTCCACCTTCTGAACAAGCCGATGCTGAAGATGGCGAGAagccgga gttttga